The following are encoded in a window of Telmatobacter sp. DSM 110680 genomic DNA:
- a CDS encoding CusA/CzcA family heavy metal efflux RND transporter, with amino-acid sequence MIARTIAWCARNPFLVFTTAILLAVAGVWYMTQVPLDALPDISDVQVIIHTQWAGEPPSVIEDQVTYPIVTALLSAPRVRNVRAQTMFGDSYVFVVFQDGTDLYWARSRVTEYLQQIAGKLPADVHPAIGPDATGAGWVYEYAVVDRTHKRSLADLRALQDWYLRYQLQTVPGVAEVASIGGFVRQYQVNLDPKKLFSYGIPASMVIDKVRQSTNEVGGDVLEMSGAEYMIRGLGYIRNLSDLENVPVATKNGTPVLVRDLGTVSFGPDVRRGAADWQGQGETVGGIVVMRDGMNALRVIEGVKQRFKELAPSLPAGVEIDTGYDRSWLINQSIHTLKRDLILEAIIVSFVSIAFLFHFRSALVPILTLPIAVVSAFIPMYYLHVSSNIMSLGGLALAIGVLIDAAIVMVENGYRHLAERTEPATGEERHRILVGAAQQVGPALFYSLVIIVVSFLPVFLLEAQEGRMFRPLAWTKTLALVFSSLLSITLVPALMPLCLRGKLRPESQNPAARITQAIYLPILHWCLRHWKLVVALNLLFLVATIPLYFRLGSQFMPALYEGSALYMPSALPGISITQAATLMQQQDRITKSFPEVETVFGTVGRSDSATDNAPLDMYDTTIMLKPREQWRTGMTYEKLIHDMDEQLQFPGLTNTWTMPVENRLDMELTGIKTAVGIKIQGPDLERIQDIGAQMQQLLSGMQETSSVFAERVSQGFYLNVEVNRPEAARYGLTVADVQRVINSEIGGATIAENVEGRQRIPISVRYQRDFRSSPQEIGKALIPTPAGEQIPISQVARVSFSRGPAMIRDEDGSLTGYVYLNLKTSDYGSYVNQATKLLQNHIALSPGYTWHWAGEYEFEVRAKQRLAMILPVVFFVIFLLLYLVFKSVTEAAVLILPTFYAMSGGLLLQWALGYNFSVAVWVGYIALFGIAVETGVVMVVYLHEALETRLKTGQPLSEDDLEKATIEGAVQRLRPKLMTVTAVILSLAPILWESGIGSDVMKPIAAPILGGMITSTIHVLILVPVFFLLMKKRELRTGRLHANQSRHEVEQLLTTR; translated from the coding sequence ATGATTGCCCGGACAATCGCATGGTGTGCGCGCAATCCTTTTCTCGTGTTTACCACCGCAATTCTGCTCGCGGTCGCCGGTGTCTGGTACATGACGCAAGTTCCCCTCGATGCTCTTCCCGACATCAGCGATGTGCAGGTCATCATTCACACCCAGTGGGCCGGCGAACCGCCAAGCGTGATTGAAGATCAGGTAACCTATCCAATTGTTACGGCATTGCTCTCTGCGCCGCGTGTGCGAAACGTGCGCGCCCAGACCATGTTCGGCGACTCCTACGTATTCGTGGTATTTCAAGATGGCACCGACCTCTACTGGGCGCGTTCGCGCGTGACGGAATATCTGCAGCAGATAGCAGGAAAACTGCCAGCCGACGTCCATCCCGCCATCGGCCCAGACGCAACCGGTGCGGGCTGGGTGTATGAATACGCAGTCGTCGACCGCACCCACAAGCGTAGTCTCGCCGACCTCCGCGCTCTGCAGGATTGGTATCTCCGCTATCAACTGCAGACCGTTCCCGGTGTAGCCGAGGTGGCCAGCATCGGCGGATTCGTACGCCAGTACCAAGTCAATCTCGATCCAAAGAAGCTCTTCTCCTACGGCATCCCTGCATCCATGGTGATCGATAAGGTCCGACAAAGCACCAACGAAGTCGGCGGCGATGTGCTGGAGATGAGTGGCGCCGAATACATGATCCGCGGTCTCGGCTATATCCGCAATCTCTCAGACCTAGAGAACGTCCCCGTTGCTACAAAGAATGGAACTCCTGTGCTGGTGCGCGATTTGGGCACTGTGTCGTTTGGACCCGATGTGCGAAGAGGCGCAGCCGACTGGCAGGGTCAGGGCGAAACCGTGGGCGGCATCGTGGTGATGCGCGATGGAATGAACGCACTGAGGGTGATCGAAGGCGTTAAGCAGCGATTCAAGGAACTCGCACCGTCACTCCCCGCCGGAGTTGAAATCGATACGGGATACGATCGCTCCTGGCTTATTAATCAGTCGATTCACACCCTGAAACGCGATCTGATTCTTGAAGCCATCATCGTCAGTTTCGTCAGCATTGCATTTCTGTTTCACTTTCGCTCCGCACTCGTGCCAATTCTGACCCTGCCTATTGCAGTAGTCTCGGCATTCATTCCCATGTATTACCTGCATGTAAGTTCAAACATCATGTCGCTCGGTGGACTGGCGCTCGCCATCGGCGTGCTCATCGATGCCGCGATTGTGATGGTAGAAAACGGATACCGCCATCTAGCTGAACGCACTGAGCCTGCAACGGGAGAGGAACGCCATCGCATCCTGGTGGGCGCGGCACAACAGGTAGGGCCGGCGCTGTTCTATTCGCTTGTCATTATCGTTGTATCCTTCCTGCCTGTCTTTCTGCTCGAAGCCCAGGAAGGACGCATGTTCCGCCCGCTGGCGTGGACAAAGACGCTTGCACTGGTGTTCTCTTCCCTGCTCTCTATTACGCTGGTGCCTGCGCTCATGCCGCTCTGCCTTCGCGGCAAACTCCGACCTGAATCGCAGAACCCCGCTGCGCGTATTACGCAGGCCATTTATTTGCCAATCCTTCACTGGTGTCTCCGCCACTGGAAACTGGTGGTCGCGTTGAATCTCCTTTTTCTCGTCGCAACAATTCCTTTATATTTCCGACTCGGCAGCCAGTTCATGCCTGCTCTCTATGAAGGATCAGCGCTGTACATGCCCAGCGCTCTGCCCGGCATTTCGATAACGCAGGCGGCCACTCTCATGCAGCAGCAGGATCGCATCACTAAATCCTTTCCCGAGGTTGAAACAGTTTTTGGAACGGTTGGCCGCTCTGACAGCGCCACCGATAATGCACCGCTCGACATGTACGACACCACCATCATGCTCAAGCCGCGTGAGCAATGGCGAACCGGAATGACCTACGAAAAGCTTATCCACGATATGGACGAGCAGTTGCAATTCCCGGGACTAACTAACACGTGGACGATGCCGGTCGAGAATCGACTCGATATGGAACTGACCGGAATCAAAACGGCCGTTGGCATCAAAATTCAAGGTCCCGATCTCGAGCGAATCCAGGACATCGGCGCGCAAATGCAGCAGCTTCTCTCCGGCATGCAAGAGACCAGTTCAGTTTTCGCCGAGCGCGTGTCCCAGGGCTTCTATCTAAACGTAGAAGTTAACCGGCCTGAGGCAGCGCGCTACGGCTTGACGGTGGCCGACGTGCAACGCGTAATCAACTCTGAGATCGGGGGCGCAACCATTGCAGAGAACGTAGAAGGCCGCCAGCGAATTCCGATCTCCGTTCGCTATCAGCGCGATTTCCGAAGTAGCCCGCAGGAAATCGGCAAAGCACTCATCCCCACACCTGCCGGCGAACAAATCCCCATCAGCCAGGTCGCCCGCGTATCGTTTTCGCGTGGTCCAGCAATGATTCGTGATGAAGACGGCTCGTTGACTGGCTACGTCTATTTGAACCTGAAGACCAGCGACTACGGGAGCTATGTGAACCAAGCCACCAAGCTTCTGCAAAACCACATTGCGCTGTCGCCGGGATACACATGGCATTGGGCCGGCGAGTATGAGTTTGAAGTGCGAGCAAAACAACGGCTGGCAATGATCCTACCCGTCGTGTTCTTCGTAATCTTCCTTCTGCTGTATCTGGTCTTCAAGTCAGTAACGGAAGCGGCGGTGTTGATTCTCCCCACGTTCTATGCCATGTCTGGCGGATTGCTGCTGCAATGGGCGCTCGGTTATAACTTCAGCGTCGCGGTCTGGGTAGGCTACATCGCGCTGTTTGGCATCGCGGTGGAAACGGGCGTCGTGATGGTCGTCTATCTCCATGAAGCATTGGAAACTCGACTCAAGACTGGCCAACCTCTCAGTGAAGACGACCTCGAGAAGGCTACGATCGAGGGCGCTGTGCAGCGTCTGCGTCCCAAGCTGATGACCGTGACGGCTGTGATCCTGAGCCTCGCCCCGATTCTCTGGGAGTCGGGCATTGGATCGGACGTGATGAAGCCGATTGCCGCACCGATTCTTGGCGGTATGATCACTTCCACCATTCATGTGCTGATCCTTGTGCCGGTTTTCTTCCTCCTCATGAAAAAACGGGAGTTGCGCACCGGTCGCCTTCATGCAAATCAAAGCCGCCATGAAGTTGAGCAATTACTGACGACTCGGTAG
- a CDS encoding UPF0182 family protein, with translation MKFRRGLLGIILVVFLILFSAKTTISYYVDSLWFSSLGYSEVFWRTLEFKWAAFAIPFLLTFVVLYGWFSVLRHGTREELRNAGTIVLGNRTFELPVDPALRIGALLISAFIALLTGASFMTEWIRFALYRFAPSINNGAVDPIFGKSLAFYFFTLPVLQFVFGWLLMIAIVGCAIACLFIVLTSGSQFFTTRSYGTSPSPVRSLSASFAFLLVVVAMRTWLGRFDRILDDHTIFSGVTYTDAHLILSGLLVICAALLIGAAIAGTNLFMRPRVSRLIAAPVPAVICFVLVQLCAWYMNGFIVKPNELVREQPYISNNIESTRRAFNLDQVTPHEFPAEVTVESADAANNQPTLQNIRLWDWHALQDTLRQIQEIRTYYDFPDIDIDRYEINGEERQVMLAARELNVDKLPESSRNWINEKLIYTHGYGITMNPVNGFTPEGLPNMILSNMPIQSTVPSLQVKRPEIYFGQLTNSDVYVMTRQKEFDYPQGASNSMTSYQGSGGIELGSFLRRILIAFDRDDLTKLPFSDDINEKSRLLMRRNVFERVKTLAPFLTFDTDPYIVVGDDGRLSWILDAFTTSDNYPYSTHYGLGNDQVNYTRNSVKIVIDAYNGTTSFYVFDPNDPIISAYRSIFPQLFKDASTMPPDLRNHVRYPELLLRLQAAAYGLYHMTDPGVFYNREDLWTVASEVGMTSSGDQATQPMDPNFVLMKLPGESSTEFVEILPFTPSNRNNLIGWIAGRSDDSHYGTSVVYDFPKTRLVDGPLQVEARIDQNAQLSGQLTLWNQQGSHVRRGTLLVIPCGKALIYAEPIYLQAERSPMPELRLVVLALQDRLAYGSTFEAALRSLFGGEASSLTAESNPAPQPSKSAPAANPSATSNDLDTLIKGAAKDLEDYQRLTAQGKLGEAGQKLEQLKTKLDALSARQK, from the coding sequence ATGAAGTTTCGGCGCGGGTTGCTTGGAATTATCCTTGTCGTTTTTCTGATTCTCTTCAGCGCAAAGACCACCATCTCTTACTACGTCGATTCGCTATGGTTTTCGTCACTCGGCTACTCTGAGGTGTTTTGGAGGACGCTCGAATTCAAGTGGGCCGCATTTGCCATCCCGTTTCTGTTGACCTTCGTGGTCCTGTATGGGTGGTTCTCAGTTCTCAGGCACGGCACACGCGAGGAATTGCGTAACGCGGGAACCATCGTGCTCGGCAATCGCACTTTTGAGCTCCCGGTTGATCCGGCATTACGCATCGGCGCTCTGCTTATCTCAGCCTTTATCGCGCTGCTTACCGGCGCCAGTTTCATGACCGAGTGGATCCGTTTCGCGCTCTACCGCTTCGCTCCATCTATTAACAACGGCGCTGTAGATCCTATATTTGGCAAAAGTCTTGCTTTCTACTTCTTTACCCTGCCGGTTCTGCAATTCGTCTTCGGATGGTTGCTGATGATCGCCATCGTAGGCTGCGCGATCGCGTGTCTCTTCATCGTGCTCACCAGCGGTTCTCAGTTCTTCACCACACGCAGCTACGGAACGTCCCCATCTCCGGTGCGCAGCCTCTCGGCTTCCTTCGCGTTCCTTCTCGTCGTGGTCGCAATGCGCACCTGGCTTGGCCGCTTCGATCGAATCCTCGACGACCACACGATCTTCAGCGGAGTCACCTATACCGACGCGCACCTCATTCTCAGCGGCCTGCTCGTCATCTGCGCCGCACTGCTCATCGGGGCAGCCATCGCTGGCACCAATCTCTTCATGCGTCCGCGTGTGAGCCGTCTCATCGCGGCACCCGTTCCCGCCGTTATCTGCTTCGTCCTTGTTCAGCTTTGTGCCTGGTATATGAATGGCTTCATCGTCAAACCTAATGAACTGGTCCGCGAACAGCCATACATCAGTAACAACATTGAATCAACAAGACGGGCGTTCAATCTCGACCAGGTGACGCCACACGAGTTTCCAGCCGAAGTTACTGTAGAGTCCGCCGATGCGGCGAACAATCAACCCACGCTTCAGAACATTCGTCTGTGGGACTGGCATGCGCTGCAGGATACTCTGCGGCAAATCCAGGAAATCCGCACCTACTACGATTTTCCCGACATCGATATCGATCGATATGAGATCAATGGGGAAGAGCGCCAGGTAATGCTTGCCGCGCGCGAGTTGAATGTCGATAAGCTTCCTGAAAGCAGCCGCAACTGGATCAACGAGAAGCTGATCTATACCCACGGCTATGGCATCACCATGAATCCGGTGAATGGCTTCACGCCGGAAGGCTTGCCGAACATGATTTTGAGCAATATGCCAATTCAGTCGACGGTGCCTTCCCTCCAGGTAAAGCGGCCGGAGATTTATTTCGGACAGCTCACCAACAGCGATGTCTATGTAATGACGCGGCAGAAAGAATTCGATTATCCGCAGGGCGCCAGCAATAGCATGACCTCATATCAGGGCTCGGGCGGCATCGAACTTGGGTCATTCTTACGTCGCATTCTCATCGCGTTTGATCGCGACGATCTGACCAAGCTTCCCTTTAGCGACGACATCAACGAAAAGAGCCGTTTGTTGATGCGCCGTAACGTCTTCGAACGCGTCAAGACACTTGCTCCGTTCTTAACGTTCGACACCGATCCTTACATCGTGGTGGGAGACGATGGAAGGCTGTCCTGGATTCTCGATGCATTTACGACCTCTGACAACTATCCCTACTCGACTCATTACGGGCTCGGAAACGATCAGGTCAATTACACGCGGAACAGCGTGAAGATTGTCATTGACGCCTATAACGGCACGACCAGCTTTTACGTTTTCGATCCCAACGATCCCATCATCTCCGCCTATCGCAGCATTTTTCCTCAGCTATTCAAAGACGCATCAACCATGCCGCCCGATCTTCGCAATCACGTCCGCTATCCCGAATTACTCTTGCGGCTGCAGGCCGCCGCATACGGTCTCTATCACATGACCGACCCTGGAGTTTTTTATAACCGCGAAGATCTCTGGACCGTTGCATCAGAAGTCGGCATGACTTCGTCCGGTGATCAAGCCACGCAGCCGATGGATCCGAATTTCGTGTTGATGAAGTTGCCCGGCGAGTCGTCAACAGAATTCGTAGAGATCCTTCCCTTCACGCCTTCAAATCGCAATAACCTGATTGGCTGGATTGCTGGGCGCAGCGATGACTCACACTACGGCACATCCGTCGTGTACGACTTTCCCAAAACGCGCCTCGTCGATGGTCCACTCCAGGTCGAAGCGCGCATCGATCAGAATGCGCAGCTTTCCGGCCAGCTCACGTTATGGAACCAGCAAGGTTCCCATGTACGCCGCGGAACACTTCTGGTAATTCCTTGCGGCAAAGCTCTTATTTACGCGGAACCTATTTATCTTCAGGCCGAGCGTAGCCCCATGCCCGAACTGCGTCTGGTCGTGCTTGCACTTCAGGACCGGCTTGCATATGGTTCAACGTTCGAGGCCGCTCTCCGCTCGCTCTTCGGGGGCGAAGCATCAAGTCTTACCGCAGAATCAAACCCCGCACCACAGCCATCCAAGAGTGCTCCTGCTGCAAATCCATCCGCAACGTCAAACGACCTCGACACTCTCATCAAAGGTGCGGCAAAAGATCTGGAAGATTACCAGCGCCTGACTGCACAAGGGAAACTCGGAGAAGCAGGGCAAAAACTGGAGCAATTGAAGACCAAGCTTGATGCACTGAGTGCACGACAGAAATAG
- a CDS encoding glucoamylase family protein: MKRDVHWPSISRRQVLQSLAAAGGCAILPARLLATGSWQPKSGDEAFLDDLERQGCLFFWEQASEKTGQVLDRARNDLKGGRDPRRMASIAATGFGLTALCIADKRGYLPHAQIVERVRTTLDWHLNKFPEVHGFYYHFSDIESGERVKGVELSSIDTALLLCGILTVRAYFEDPKIKSLARQIYERADWPWMLNGGKTFSMGWHPDKGFLDARWEHFCELMMIYLLAIGSPTHPVSGEYWKNWTRPVIHYNGLTFISGDDPIFTHQYSHAWFDFRNKRDDYANYFDNSVTATRAHKAFCLSYPKWYNEEYWGVSASDYQGGYTAWGGPPPQGPLDGTVVPNASAGSLPFLPVDCLSVQRAMRDKWGKLAWGRYGFVDAFHPAANWYDSDVLGIDQGISVLMAENLRTGLVWNTFMRNAEATAAMQRAGFHPA, translated from the coding sequence TTGAAACGGGATGTGCACTGGCCCTCGATATCTCGGCGTCAAGTTCTGCAATCGTTAGCCGCAGCGGGTGGATGCGCAATCCTCCCTGCAAGGCTCCTCGCCACTGGATCGTGGCAACCGAAGAGCGGCGATGAGGCTTTTCTTGACGATCTGGAGCGCCAGGGTTGTCTCTTTTTCTGGGAGCAAGCGAGTGAAAAGACCGGGCAGGTCCTCGATCGCGCACGTAACGACCTCAAAGGCGGTCGAGACCCCCGACGGATGGCCAGCATTGCGGCAACCGGTTTCGGCTTGACTGCTCTCTGCATTGCCGACAAGCGCGGCTATCTTCCCCATGCGCAAATTGTGGAGCGGGTCAGAACTACGCTCGATTGGCACCTGAACAAATTCCCGGAAGTCCACGGCTTCTACTATCACTTCAGCGACATTGAAAGCGGCGAGCGCGTCAAAGGCGTTGAGCTCTCTTCCATCGACACTGCCCTGCTGCTATGCGGAATTCTCACCGTGCGCGCTTACTTTGAAGATCCGAAGATCAAGTCCCTCGCACGGCAGATTTACGAACGCGCTGACTGGCCATGGATGCTGAATGGCGGCAAAACATTCTCGATGGGTTGGCATCCGGATAAAGGCTTCCTCGACGCCCGCTGGGAACACTTCTGCGAGCTCATGATGATCTATCTGCTGGCCATCGGATCGCCCACGCACCCCGTGAGCGGCGAGTATTGGAAGAACTGGACGCGCCCGGTCATTCACTACAATGGACTGACTTTCATCAGCGGAGATGATCCCATCTTTACGCATCAGTACTCGCATGCGTGGTTTGATTTCCGCAACAAGCGGGATGACTATGCCAACTACTTCGATAACTCTGTAACCGCAACACGGGCCCATAAGGCGTTCTGCCTTTCGTATCCGAAGTGGTACAACGAGGAATACTGGGGAGTCTCCGCATCGGATTATCAAGGCGGCTACACGGCCTGGGGTGGTCCGCCACCGCAAGGCCCGCTCGATGGCACCGTTGTTCCCAATGCTTCCGCAGGCTCTCTTCCGTTCCTGCCTGTCGATTGCCTTTCCGTTCAGCGAGCTATGCGGGACAAATGGGGAAAGCTCGCATGGGGGCGCTACGGCTTTGTTGACGCATTCCATCCGGCGGCGAATTGGTATGACTCCGATGTGCTCGGCATCGATCAGGGAATTTCGGTACTAATGGCTGAGAATCTACGCACCGGGCTCGTGTGGAACACATTTATGCGTAATGCTGAAGCGACGGCCGCAATGCAGCGTGCCGGGTTTCACCCCGCTTAA
- a CDS encoding LacI family DNA-binding transcriptional regulator, translating to MAKAPIRPITLKELAGMLELSQSTVSRIINGEATAHRIAEETQQRVLHAAALNGYIANNMARGLRQKRTYTIGVLVPEISEGYSTTVISGIEDELLKDGFFYFVVSHRHRADLLEGYPRMMLARSVEGIIAVDSPMNEDLPVPLVSISGHDRRDGVINIELDHDQAAHLALAHLKALGHKHIAFIKGQAFSSDTVLRWQAIEQAACNLHIEIDPRLVFQLQSPEPGPAPGQEVTRQLLLSAQPFTAIFAFNDVTAIGAISALREAGLRVPRDISVLGFDDITAASMHHPPLTTIHQPLRSMGQVAASTLLSLIRNEIPHPQPEAITVYPRLVVRKSTGHLTPHFESNDEGAQTQAPVAGTNEAST from the coding sequence GTGGCGAAAGCACCAATCAGGCCGATCACGCTGAAAGAGCTCGCAGGCATGCTGGAGCTTTCGCAGTCCACGGTCTCCCGGATCATCAATGGAGAAGCGACAGCGCACCGCATCGCTGAGGAAACGCAGCAGCGTGTGCTCCATGCGGCCGCCCTGAACGGCTACATTGCGAACAACATGGCGCGCGGCCTTCGCCAGAAGCGTACCTATACGATCGGCGTACTTGTTCCTGAGATCAGCGAAGGTTATTCAACTACGGTCATCAGCGGCATCGAAGATGAGTTACTCAAGGATGGCTTCTTCTACTTTGTCGTGAGCCATCGCCATCGGGCAGATTTGCTGGAAGGCTATCCGCGCATGATGCTGGCTCGTTCCGTAGAAGGCATCATCGCGGTCGACTCACCCATGAACGAAGATTTGCCAGTACCGCTAGTATCGATTTCGGGGCACGATCGGCGCGACGGCGTCATCAACATCGAACTCGATCATGACCAGGCTGCCCATCTTGCCCTGGCACACTTGAAGGCACTGGGACATAAACACATCGCGTTCATTAAGGGCCAGGCCTTCAGTTCAGACACTGTTCTACGATGGCAAGCCATCGAACAGGCTGCATGCAATCTACACATCGAGATCGACCCGCGCCTGGTGTTTCAATTGCAGAGTCCTGAACCCGGCCCTGCTCCCGGACAGGAAGTCACGCGACAATTGCTGCTGTCGGCTCAGCCGTTCACTGCAATTTTTGCGTTCAACGATGTCACGGCAATAGGCGCCATCTCGGCCTTGCGCGAAGCGGGATTGCGCGTTCCCAGAGACATCTCAGTGCTCGGCTTCGACGACATCACGGCCGCTTCGATGCATCACCCTCCGCTGACGACCATTCATCAACCGCTGCGCAGCATGGGCCAGGTCGCGGCCAGCACATTGCTTTCTCTCATACGCAACGAAATTCCGCATCCACAACCCGAAGCGATTACGGTTTATCCTAGACTCGTGGTACGCAAGTCCACAGGACACTTGACTCCACACTTTGAATCGAACGATGAAGGCGCACAAACGCAGGCACCAGTCGCGGGCACAAATGAAGCAAGCACGTAA
- a CDS encoding glucose 1-dehydrogenase has translation MTDSLFDLTGQVAIVTGTSRGLGQYFARALAKAGADLVLTSRRRETLSQFEAEIRGLGRRCVCLELDVRDQASIKRMAVEAESAFGQIHILVNNAGCNVRKPALEVSWDDWNLVLDTNLRGSFFVAQSIAQGMIAHNYGRIINIGSVTSVFGFAGLAPYCASRGGIRQLTMSLADDWGPHGVTVNCLAPGWFKTEQNKVLYDDPEWVDYLTDRIPVKRPGLPHDLDGAVVFLASEASRYITGQTLLVDGGISTGATRATVAQKKSE, from the coding sequence ATGACCGATTCGCTGTTTGATCTCACCGGGCAGGTTGCGATTGTGACGGGCACCAGCCGCGGCCTCGGTCAATACTTCGCGCGTGCTCTCGCCAAAGCGGGGGCCGATCTTGTTCTGACCAGCAGACGTCGCGAAACCTTGAGTCAATTCGAAGCGGAGATTCGAGGTCTGGGCCGCCGCTGTGTCTGCCTTGAATTGGATGTGCGCGATCAAGCAAGCATCAAGCGGATGGCTGTTGAAGCTGAGTCGGCATTTGGGCAGATTCATATTCTGGTGAATAATGCCGGCTGCAACGTGCGCAAGCCGGCACTTGAAGTTTCCTGGGATGACTGGAACCTGGTGCTCGACACCAATCTGCGCGGCAGCTTCTTTGTCGCGCAATCCATTGCGCAAGGAATGATCGCTCACAATTACGGGCGCATCATCAACATCGGATCTGTCACAAGTGTCTTTGGCTTTGCTGGACTTGCGCCCTACTGTGCGAGCCGAGGCGGAATACGTCAACTTACGATGAGTCTCGCGGATGACTGGGGACCGCACGGGGTTACAGTGAACTGCCTGGCGCCAGGCTGGTTCAAGACCGAACAAAACAAGGTGCTCTACGATGATCCAGAGTGGGTAGATTATTTGACTGACCGCATTCCCGTGAAGCGACCGGGACTGCCGCATGACCTCGATGGTGCGGTGGTATTCCTTGCATCCGAAGCCAGCCGCTACATTACCGGACAAACCCTGTTGGTGGATGGAGGCATCTCCACTGGCGCCACGCGCGCTACGGTAGCGCAGAAGAAGTCCGAATAG
- a CDS encoding galactitol-1-phosphate 5-dehydrogenase codes for MKSLLLKEYGQFVIEEMPRPEPSQQEVLVRVEACGICGSDVHGYDGSSGRRIPPLVMGHEAAGIIVAVGAGVTSYKLGDRVTFDSTVYCGQCVYCRRGEVNLCDRREVIGVSCGEYRRDGAFAEYIAVPERILYRLPSKMSFPEAAMLEATSVALHAVKVSGVKKGDTVLVVGAGMIGLLTMQALRATGVGRVLIADIDETRLTLGELLGADEALRGTGGEIAEAILQRTGGVGADAVFDAVGRAKTVAESIDSVRKGGTVTLIGNIEPEVMIPLQKVVSRQIRIQGTAASAGEYPQAIELISTGRIHVRPMITAVAALEEGPQWFERLHAQEPNLMKVVLTPIDEGR; via the coding sequence ATGAAATCTTTGCTGCTCAAGGAATACGGACAGTTTGTCATCGAGGAAATGCCGCGACCAGAGCCGAGTCAACAGGAAGTGCTGGTGCGGGTGGAGGCGTGCGGCATCTGCGGAAGCGATGTGCATGGGTACGACGGATCTTCGGGACGGCGAATTCCTCCACTGGTAATGGGGCATGAGGCGGCCGGCATAATCGTTGCCGTAGGCGCCGGTGTCACCAGTTATAAACTTGGCGATCGGGTCACCTTTGACTCCACGGTTTACTGCGGACAATGCGTGTATTGTCGCCGAGGCGAAGTGAATCTCTGCGATCGCCGCGAGGTCATTGGCGTCTCCTGCGGGGAGTATCGGCGCGACGGTGCATTCGCCGAATACATCGCGGTTCCCGAGCGAATCCTCTACCGTCTGCCCAGCAAGATGTCTTTTCCCGAGGCGGCAATGCTGGAGGCCACCTCCGTGGCGCTGCATGCCGTGAAGGTAAGCGGAGTGAAAAAGGGCGACACCGTGCTGGTAGTGGGCGCGGGAATGATTGGACTGCTTACCATGCAGGCGTTGCGTGCGACAGGCGTGGGTCGCGTCCTGATCGCCGACATCGATGAAACGCGGCTCACACTCGGCGAATTACTCGGCGCTGATGAGGCTCTTCGCGGAACGGGCGGAGAGATTGCTGAGGCCATTCTGCAGCGGACAGGCGGCGTTGGCGCGGACGCGGTTTTTGACGCCGTGGGACGAGCCAAGACTGTTGCGGAATCGATCGATAGCGTGCGCAAGGGCGGAACGGTAACGTTGATTGGAAACATCGAGCCAGAAGTTATGATCCCCCTTCAGAAGGTGGTATCGCGGCAGATCAGAATCCAGGGAACGGCAGCTTCGGCGGGTGAATATCCGCAGGCTATCGAACTCATCTCCACCGGCCGCATTCATGTTCGGCCGATGATCACTGCCGTTGCTGCGCTAGAAGAAGGTCCACAATGGTTCGAGCGTCTACATGCGCAGGAGCCCAATTTGATGAAGGTTGTTCTGACTCCCATCGACGAAGGGCGTTGA